TCGACAGGTCAGTAAACGAGATAATAGGCGAAACGCTTCCGGTTTCGGTCGAGCTCGGGCTCATAAGCCTCGTTATAGCGGTCTTGCTCGGCTGCGCAATCGGCATCGCTTCGGCGACGAAAGCCGGGGGGGCGGTCGATTTCGCTTCCGTATCGATCGCGACGGCGCTCGTGTCCGTACCGACCTTCGTAACCGGGGCCTTGCTTATCTACGTATTCTCCGTGAAGCTGAGGTGGCTGCCGGCGGCGCTCTGGGGAAGCCCCGCCCACGTAGTGCTTCCGGCTCTGACGCTTGCGGCCGGGCCCGCGGCATACATAGCACGCCTCATACGCGCGAGCATGCTCGATACGTCGAAAGCACTTTTTATAAGGACGGCCAGGGCCAAGGGGCTCGGCGATTTCAGCGTGGTCACGAAACACATACTGAGAAACGCACTCATACCCGTAGTCACCGTGCTCGGCCCGATCACCGCTTTTCTCGTCACGGGGTCCTTCGTCGTCGAGCACATATTCGCGATACCGGGGACGGGAAGGTTCTTCGTAATGGCGGTCTCGAACAGGGACTACCCGCTCGTCATGGGGATAACGATCGTGTATACGATAATACTCGTCCTCGCGAACCTGATCGTGGACATACTCTACGTCGTCCTCGACCCGCGGATAAAATTCGATAAGGGCGGCGTCTAGACGTGAGGAACATCAAGCTTACGATCGAATACGACGGGTCCGACTACGCGGGCTGGCAGCGTCAGCCCTCGGGGCCGACGATACAGGAGACGATAGAGACGTCCCTCAGGACGATAACGGGGGAGAACATAAAGCTCCTGGGCTCGGGCAGAACGGATTCGGGGGTGCACGCGCTCGGGCAGGTGGCG
The window above is part of the Thermodesulfobacteriota bacterium genome. Proteins encoded here:
- a CDS encoding ABC transporter permease codes for the protein MGKFVLSRALTGIFVIFAVVTITFFLLRTLPGGPFDAEKKLPPQIKKNIEAKYHLDEPVWKQYFSYLSGLARGDFGPSYKYIDRSVNEIIGETLPVSVELGLISLVIAVLLGCAIGIASATKAGGAVDFASVSIATALVSVPTFVTGALLIYVFSVKLRWLPAALWGSPAHVVLPALTLAAGPAAYIARLIRASMLDTSKALFIRTARAKGLGDFSVVTKHILRNALIPVVTVLGPITAFLVTGSFVVEHIFAIPGTGRFFVMAVSNRDYPLVMGITIVYTIILVLANLIVDILYVVLDPRIKFDKGGV